The sequence GTTACCCTGATAACCAAAGTCGACCtcgtcgggtcatcgggatgacttcaaacttgCTATTCCGATACCTGATAGAGAAGAATACATCGGCAAGAGTCATGTCGATGGAACTCACAAAACCCTTCATACTATTTCATTGGCAAGACTTAACCCGATCAATATGGActattgtcaagtgaattagaggcacatattccaacaatgaatacacaaaactatatacatatgcatatccatatgcatatgcatatgcatatacataaaggttGACTTGGTTTAAATGagggaaaggttgacaaatttatggtgatctcttggtgaccacaccacaattaggacaatgatctcaaacacactttttaccgttctcttggtgattgtgcccaattgtgtatgtcttgcttatgtatgaaaatggcattttgcagctttccaccgaggatgtatttgagatgtatttcatttagatatggcatgagcttagtcctagagtgagactagggagttggaccatctcaaccatggtgcacctaatcatattagcttgaaaacatgtgcctcatattagcctcaaacctatgcctcctactggtaggtggtggggatagaatatcattcgctatgcatatcaatgactggataataattatttttttttgataaaaatattatcatcatcgcaattacaatgaataccaaTCTTTCCACCGACGATGAAATCAAGGGACATACAGCATTCTCGTCGGTGAAAAGGTTCTAGAGTCATCGCACTTccaactcaaactacacaaacatccgatgaggatgttgtatgtgtgatGACACTTTGTAGTCAGACGGTCGTCGATGCCTCCGAATGGACCAAAGATACAAGCATTGGACAAACAACATCACCGTCGGTGTGAAGTTCCAAattgttgtcaactttgcaatgaaaTCTACTAAAGCATCCGAGGGGGATGCTGCATGTCTGACGACTTTTTTGACtggaagagcgatcatgcccaccgTTAGAAGAGTCCTTAGGATTGTCATATTTCTGATGGTCAGGGCATCGTCGACAAATCCAACGATGAGTTTTCGACGGCTACTTTTGTCAGCACTTCGATGAAAATTTGTCACAATTCCAACAATCAGCCATTGGAaattagctccgaatgtactagtggtaGAAggagacatcaagattgttgttgggtggtttatcaaaaaccatccaccaatgatcccaaaattgtttcacaataccatcatttgtgcaccatttaataatttttattttattttagggtCTACGGggtgaccagtgcggggattcacaaacaatgcggcgatatcggctttggatatctcaagatccttgatctccttataggacaagccatctacatattgTTCCATCATAGAATCTCGCAACAAAAGAGCGACATTGTGCTCCTTGgtgatggtttccatactctttatgatcgatgtgaggggatcaaacattgggtttagacaagggatcatacgatagacatctgcaatccccatcaattggttcaaattttgtgcaattaaatcctaaatTCAGGGggtgtttggcaaaggagggtttgatTGTTGCGGTTATGGTTGATCATTGTTTTTActtttatcccccatttttaacctaattgaatgtaaacaattgaatttagttaacaaatttgaacaattttgtatttgattttaaaaaatgtagttttcatggaaaaaaccatattttcaatgaaaaaacaaacattaaaaaaaatacaaaagttgaatgaaaatgattgaaaatgataaaaatcctaccttttaatgtattttttagcaaatttgggtcgAACAACTAGATATTGGGTTCCAAAAAAATCGTGTAGTCCATGTGTTGAAAATAACCCATGGGCTGTCACAGTCCAATTATATTGTCTctgaaaatcggatatctgatttttatacttaacttattttaaaataacattatattatataatttaataatatattgtataatatattatcatattatataataatataataatatattatatattatatattatatattatatattatataatatataatgtaatataataatatattatatattatataatatataatattaaactatattatatattatgtattacataaagttatataataatatattatatattatataatatataattatataatattatatattatataatacataatatataatataataatataatatagtatcttataatctaatattatattacatattatgtattatgtattatataatatatattataatgtaataatatattatatattatatactatataatatgtaatatataatatattattttattatattatataatatataatttattatattatataatatataatttattttttaatttaaaattacccataaaaattggatatctaatATTATCGAATATctaatttgcttaggtgtttaccatgccaaggtgtactgacactgaagccaagcaaaaagtcaacacggatttttcgcatttttaggcgagtggagaaggctatttttttcacatcgtcaCTTTTTGGCCCACCATGGTCCTACACTAACccctaaggccgacatgttttgtaattatgtaatgattttattgtctggtggctgacctgattgtttatggtcgagggtttgtatatatatgatgtaagatctcattatagatcttGGTAATGGAATTGGGAAATAGATATacgtaatgtgtgaataatgtaatatcatttaggaagaggatttggttgatcattggagatcgaattgggtttatgtaagaggatttagtcctccagtattaagCTTAACCGAAAGTGTACTCAGACatgggagatgctatctttgcagttcattcattcttctagattgtagtatggatttctatgtactcagtgagacttcttttgtgatgagcagtgtgctctaggctattggccttcctgcaagtgtaggtcccttatctgactgtgggtaggcttcccactatgttttttccctttactgggttttccatgtataaatcttggtgtcatgtggatgctatttattctctgattattgtttatgcttaattggtttaactgttattctggtatttggtttaagcattttggtattaatgttttgggttcttgtATTAATGTTTTAACTACTAAATGTTATGGTAATCtgtgacagctgattcacccccccctctctcagttgtcttttggttatttgaactatctaacagataGATCATGAATAAGGAGGAGCTTGAGAGATAGAAACAtctcaatattttgatcttgcttcCCTTGTGCTAGGTTATgtttatgagaagaagatggtgccaagattctcttcaatgatttctctctattaaagagatcattgataggagtattaactTGTTCTTAATTCACATTAGATACcgtaggagaggtacaagtattaggtttttcatctctaggattgggatctacaaaggctttaatgtgatctatatgtgcaatgcattttcctaaaaatattatCTTAAGAAAACATGAACTATAAattaaagctttgagatctaatttatTGAAATGAAAAAAATTGGAAATTCtaaatatgccaaagtgctatgaatgaaaaggagcaatgtgaagtgaaagaagccTTTAtgcaacacatgattatgataaatataagtaaaaGAAAAGTAATCATATATGAATAGAAAAAAATTAGATCCATTAAGTGTCATTATTAATGTTTAAAATCATAtctaaaaattaatttgaaaaatgaagCAACAcaaaaatcaaattaaccaaaataaattagggtttttgtggatcaaacctctaaatttatgtaaattgattaaaatgagatctatgaatttgaatttgaattttgaaatgtttctaaattagatatgaaacaattaatccaaattagacaacccataagctcaattttagaattaaagattacgatttttatgaatttaacctctaaatgtttgaaattcaattggaaattaaacttgtaaacgaaaattagaattttaaattgcataaaaactCAAATATGAGAACACAAATTAAAATTAAAGGTATAAGGAGTCGGGTTCAACAAATTGTAATGGTGAAacattagggtttccaccatagaggTCTGAATGTTGATCTAATTCTAAGGGGTTTGTAATATAACCCCTttcttcccttgagttgaattgatttgtttaACTTTCTTAAATTAGGTTAAATGGGataaaattgatgtaaaaatggGATAAATGCTGAGCTACAATTGTcggattgagccacaaacctggatttgaGCATTGTAAGAGGATTCAAACCTATTCCTAGAAGGGGATCCTAACTTGTTGGGACCAGAGCAACGATCATTCTGGTCTTCAtaactttttgcactccaatgggtaaatgattcatcactataaataaagTTTATCTTGAAGATTGCAGTCTTGTACCTGCTTCCTatgcacaaaaagaaggggaaataggttggaaataggggtttgcctaagtcaaacctcactttaagaattaaccttgaatgaaatattgtaaatataataaataatagaaggatataacttagatctacaatgattgataatgatgcttttcttcttaaaTTTAGTCACATTTGTTGTATCAAATGGcataaacatgacaaaaccctaatcacacacatgcttgcatatgaatgttgtaagttgCTCCACAATGagtgaatgatgaatatgtagccttgaagacctctggAAATGCTTgctgatgaacacttcaatgcttgaattctttAGGTCAAATTCATGGAGTCTTAGATTGCCTAGGATTGACATGAATTGATCAAATACCTTTATATATGAGATACTAGGTCAATTTACCGATTAGGGTGGCCTCCAATGGTGATATTTAGCCACTAACTTCATTTCCCATGGGAGATATGGGTGTCACCCCCTACTTCAAAATTGGGCCCCAAAGAGGGGGACCAGAGCATTTGGTGTTCTAGTCCAGGACCAAGGCGTTGGTACCACCATGGTCCTCCTCAATCAGAGGCCAAAATCAAGGCCTGTGGAGGGAGACACAACTTTAGACGTTCATTTCATAGGTGTATAGGGCATAAAGGTTTGAGTTATAGGATTGAACAAGCCTAGATAGGAGGTAAATGGGAGATGTGCTAAactaggggcacaaacatgaggtgtaaattggcctggtgacaatttatgatgctacatgatTTAATTATGGAAAAAATATCCATGCACTAGAGATTGGTGTGAAAAATATAGATTTTTAAATTAGTGTTTCCTTATTACTATAAAAAATGTCACTTCTAAAAAATGTTGATTACTGCAAATATTAGGTTATTAAAAATTAAGTAACAATTTGGACAATTCATTTCtagttattttaaatatatatatatatatatatatatatatagaatctatatgaaaaatctcacaaatcagtGGTTTACTTCATctacaaattcttaatggtttagctactaTAAGTGTTAGAAAATAATGATCAAGTGCAAAGTGTTGATTTTAGTGTCAAGTttgaccaaaaagtgtaacccaatacacacacacacatctcatTATCACATCAAATAAAGATTTTCTCTATAAACACTATATGATGACTACATGATTAAGTGCATGTGTAATTAAGTATAGTCAAATTGACAATGCTACCAAAGTACCTCTACAAATGAACAAATTGATACAACAAGTGTAAGGTGGTAATGTCCAATGTTACTAAGAAATGTAAGCTACAAACTACATGGAGTTCCCTGATATGTTTTGTTAGTGATCTTAAAAATTGAGAAGGCAATATACACAATTGGTTCAACATCAAAGGATAATTATTGACCTAGCAAATCAAATTCTTTGCATATAGTATTCATTCATGGGCTTGCAATCATTATGAATACATCAAACTAGTATGTTGTGTCTTACTTATGAATCAAATATTCATTTACAACTATATTATATCTATTCTATTAGAATCAAGGGTGGATATATGGCCTATAGAACAACTATTAcatttgttattatttttattcatataacaaaaatAATAAGATCAAAGAGTGGAGAAAAGAGTGTTGGGGTTTTTGAGGAGGCTGGTGATGTAGGGGATGATGGGGAAGAAGATGGAGACAAAGATGGAGACAAAGATGGAGAGAAGGCCCTGGTTAGGTTGCTTAGCCAAGGTGGTTTCCTTTTTTATCTTAGTGTTGCTCAGGCTTCATTGGAGACCTATCTATTGTGATTGGATGGGGCTACCAAGGCTAGGTTCTTGTCAATGTTTGGCTCCTTTATAGTGCAGTTTTGGTTAGTTGGGTTGTTGTTTCCTTCTCTTGAGGAGTGTTTGTAGAAGGTGCTTGTTTGTTGCCCCGTTATTCACTATCATTCGCTTGGGGCATCTTTCTTTTGGCTACATCTTGGCTCCTTTATCTTTGCCACTGTGGTTGTCGATGTAGGGGTGTTGTGGATTTAATGTTTGTTCTCATGTGTACCTCTATCGGTGGATTCTTTCTTGTTCTGATATGTTTACATCTGTTGCTATGTCACAATGGTGTTCCACTTTCTCCTATTTGGTCATGGTGGGTCTTATTTTTATGCAGATGGTTTTGTTTTTCTTTCCCCTCTCTCATTGGGGTGGGGCATTCTACTCTCAGCCTCTTCCTTGGCTCCCCATCTCCACCTCTATGTTGTGTGACTAGAGTTGCAGTGGTGTTGTGGTTTGGGTGTATGGGTGCCTCCCTTGGTGGGGTTTGTTTTGTTGTGTGGCTGCTACTTCCCTCACTATTGTGGCTCAAAGGAGCTTTTCTCTACCCTTGGTTTTAGTTTTGTGCTTCTCTAGCAATTTTTACTTGTGCTCGTGTTGGTTGCCTCTTTGTTTTGGCCCTATTGaggtgatgttatgtgcaattttAGGATTCAATCTTGGGCATTATGGGTCTCCTGGGTTTGGACCTTGTTTTTATTGGGGTTTTCTTTCTTTCTGTGATATGACCTCCCATTTGGAGACTCCTTTTGAGGTGAAGCTTCCTCAAGGTGGTTTGGTGGTTTACACATATGTGGGCTAAGTTATGTCTTGAGCCTGCtatttttccttttggtgttggttTGTTGTTGTGGGTGATTGGTTTGAAGTGGGAGAGTGTTGAGGGATGGTTACCCTATGAGCTCTTAACTAGAGTGGGCCCTACTTCCTTTCTACCTTTTTCTATGCTTAGTTCAGGCCACGTTAGTCGTCACATTCTCCTGTGCCCTTTGGTGGGTTTCATGTGTTCTGTGCATGGTGGGGTTATGGTTCTCAGTTCTACAAATAACTAGCTTATGGAGGTAGCCCTTGTTGTGTTGTTTGCAAGGATCTTCAATAGAAAAGTGATGCCTTTGAAAACCTTATAGATTATTTTGTTCTACTCTATTCTATGGCATTTGTGTGCCTAGAATGCCTAGGTTTTTGCTCCACCTGTTTCTCCTCTCCCTTGATAGAACTTGGTGAGATTAGTCATAAGGTTGCAAGATGCCTTTCAAAACCCACAGGTTCTTGTCTGTTACCTTGGCTTCGTTGTTGTAAGCACAAGACATTGTCGGGGAATTGGTTTTTGGTGCTGCTAAACCCTTATATTTTCATTAGTTAATTTTAGTTTTTTGGGAACCATTTCCCCCCGGTTGTTTGCTTTGGTCAAAAGTGTGTTCAAAAAAGCCttgtcttttttgtttttgttcttcttggtGGTCTTAGTGTTTGTGAGTTACCCCTTGTGTACCTATTTGGTGGTTATGTATTAGTAACAGGCCTATCCCATCCATTTctaatcaaaacaaaaataataagaTGTATATTGGTTAATTAAGTTTATATAACAATTTGCTTAATTTCAATTGTTGACATATTTATTCATAGTACATTAGAAGTTATTATATTCATAGTCCAATTACTTAATTATTTGTATTACATTTCACCCCCATAAGGAGAGTCGTGGTGCTCTTAGGGAGAGGCAAAATAAATCCATCCCAAATTAGGTGAGCCCTAAAGGTGGTCTGACTAGATGTTCCTAAAACTTGGGCCCAATTACAGAGATGGTATCATCATGCCCTAGACAAGTAAATCCACATCTAAGGTTGAGGATTAGAAAGAAAGTAAGAATTGGGGCCTAAATATAACCACTATCGATTGCACTATCAATAAATACGATCATCTAGTTTAATGAAGTAATTTAAGACGTGATAATATTATGTAATGGATGTTGATTATTGGAAAATTGACACCATCATAGTAGAGTACATTAGAAAATTAGTTATCTTCACTACTTATGAATTTCCATGAGCTACAAAGTTTCATCATTTTACAGGATTTTGTCTAATCTATAGCCACAAGCATAAAAAGAAATAAAGATTGAAGGAAAATATTGATTCTAGGAAATAAAAAAATCTAGTCTCATCAATTTCTAAAAGCATTTGGTAAATAGAACTAACATGCTGAAAAGCGAAATAAAAGTAGACATAAAATAGCCATACGAGTAATATGAACGGGTATGAGATTAGAAAACATAAAAGCAGGATTCAATACATATAAATGTGGATCCAACTGTTTTTGCCAATATGCCCAACTTTGGAAAGAAGCGACAAAATAAGCCGTCTAAAGCATGGACAAATTTTAATTACCTTTGAATCGATTATAACAACATAATTGAACGTAAATAACAAATTAACTTCAAAATCACTTGAAGCAAGGAACCTTGTTGGTGCAAGCTTTGGACAAACAAATACCTCTCTTAATACAtaaatattcttttaaccattgCTCTGTGCTTTACAGTTTGCTAATGGACAGCTTCCTTTAATAAGAGCAGGACCACTAAATAACATTTTATGGTATAGTAATTGTAAAATATTCTTTTTAACTACTGGTATGTGCTTGAGTGTTTGAGAATAGAGTGCTCATTATCAAATTGAATAACAGATCAAcacttcaaaaataaaaataacaaaaaaaaaaactaccaTCTCATAAACGTTCTCTACTATCTCATAAACATTCTCAATGAAACACCGTATGCTGTATTCTCGCTATATTTCTAAGAGTACGAGAATGGTTTATAGGGGCAACTCTTCTGATTAGAACCTCTGATCTTCTATACGTGAAAAGACTTAAGTTTTGATTCGCCTCTGCAACAAAAGAAAAATCAACATTCGAAACggaaattatattattttgagAGTCCATAGTCTCATTAGCACGTTCATAAATGTATTTATGGGTTCCGAATCTGCCAATTGTCTGAACATCGAAAGCCTCCTTACATACACAAAAATCTGCCACAACAGATAACCTAAAAAGAAAATATATGAGGAAGTTTCTCCTCCTGGACATGAAGACAATAGCAATCGTTAAGGGATCTTACACCACAAAATAGGACATCCACATTTTGCACTTTTCATTGCAAGGTTTGCGCGGAATGGTCATTTGAATCCGAGCCAAGCGGCCAACTGTGAAGGATTGAAAATGTCAGGTATCTGAATGTCATCGGAGCGGAGGAAATTGGCGGTGAGAGTAGAGTAAATAGCTTCCTTTTCTCTGGCGAAGACGTCTCCTCTGAGCTTCTTCTTCGGCTGAGCAGTGGCATTTTCCCCAGGGATGCCGTTCGAATCCTTCATTGGCCATGGTTTCCCCAGCAATGTCCCGCGGGAGAGGTATTCACTGGCCAGAAAACAAGCGAGCCGCCAGTTAACTGCTTTGGTTGGCGAGGGCAGCAATCTGGACTGAGCGCTTTTGTTGGCGTTGGACGCGTTTGCGAGGGTATTGAACACTGCCGACGACGATCGATTTGTCCCGTCAGATCCGTGCCCTTGGGAAGAGGTGCAATTTGAGCTTTTGGTACAATTTATGACATCCTCTTCGTTCTTGTGTAGCTTCATCTTCTTGGACATTATGCTTATTCGTGTGCTGTCTTCCACAGAGGGATTTCGTTTTCTACAGTTTGCCAATTCCTTTTGCTGCTCTTGCGGCTGAGGCGTGGGCCTGTACATGTAATTGTCCATGGGCAGATCCAGACTGAAATCAGGGCTCCACAGGAATAGAACACAAGATGTTGCAGATTGGTGGATCTTGTTCCATAATCCCCCTCAAGGGCTAATATAATTTAGAGGACATGGGACTTCTTTACCGGCACTTCTCCAAACTGTCGATTGCGATTCAATGTCGAATGTTTCTTAAAAATCGTATACAGCGCCGCCCGGTATTTATTACATGGAAACGACAAAATAACAGAAAAGCCGTCCAACCAGCAAGCTTCCCTCTTTAAAATATAAACCCCAACATTGTAATTAGGGTAGGAGCATGACCCGGGCCCGGGTACAAGTAGACACCCTCCGTCAATGTGATACTGCATACAAGGTGGATTCTTTTACCAAACTTGGGCCTGATATACAAGGTAATGAATTTAAGTGTATGGATATACCATCGAATAAAATTTTGGAACTAAAAAATAATATAGATAAATAATTTTAGTTGATTTTAATAGATGAAAGATAGTTGCCTATTGTTTGGATTAAAATATTGGAATCAATTGAATGAGACATGTATTGAGTTGGTTCATGATGAGAAAGAAGTGGGGGCTAATAAtcgaatttatttatttattttttaagtgaATCAAATGTGTGGATGTGAGAGATTGATCTCATGCTGACAAAATTTGTCAAGGACAAGGCAATATAGGATGAAGGTGGGGAATAAATGTCTAGAACATGTCGCATAATAGTAGACATAATAAATCATAGATATGAGGAAATATGTTTAGGTATATAGATAAAGATAACTTTTAACTCTCTAAAATCTCAACATTAAAGTGTTAGTGATAGAGTATTCCACGTTCAATCGTTTACATCCATCATATGCAACAAATTGGAGAGGAAAAAATAATGGACAAGATATAGAAATAAACATTTCATATAACCATATAAATTATGTAGGGTAAATTGGTGTCATGAATACATCATGTAACACTTAGGTAAACCATGCTCAATAATAGATGTGACATGTACACATGAGCTAGAGATAATTGTGAAGGAGTATAAAATTTACCCCTAGTTACATAAGTTAAAAATGGTGGTGTTGCCCTCATTGGCTAGAAATGCTCATGCAAGCAAATACGACATTAGGCTAAGCATATTTCCTATTGTGGTATCCAAGAGCATGAGTACAAAATGCTTAAGGTAATATATCTCTAGTGAGCATGGTCACAAATATGACGTACCAAAAAGTGGCCACTAGTTCACTTTTTTGTCCATTAGTTAGGCTAAACATGACCATAAACTCACATTATggctttgacaaaaaaaaaaattcaaaggtcAAGCTCATTTTATATtcaaaacatttcatccaatgttTAAACATGAGTGAGGAAAAGCTTAGAAAAATTGCAAATAATTTAGACAAATCAAACCCAATATGAA is a genomic window of Cryptomeria japonica chromosome 7, Sugi_1.0, whole genome shotgun sequence containing:
- the LOC131856293 gene encoding uncharacterized protein LOC131856293 produces the protein MDNYMYRPTPQPQEQQKELANCRKRNPSVEDSTRISIMSKKMKLHKNEEDVINCTKSSNCTSSQGHGSDGTNRSSSAVFNTLANASNANKSAQSRLLPSPTKAVNWRLACFLASEYLSRGTLLGKPWPMKDSNGIPGENATAQPKKKLRGDVFAREKEAIYSTLTANFLRSDDIQIPDIFNPSQLAAWLGFK